DNA sequence from the Staphylococcus epidermidis genome:
AACTGGTATATCTTTATCGATTGAAATTGTCACACCTTCATTAATATTAAATCTCTCAAACATTAAATCAGCTGCTTTATACGCAAGGTTTTTATTATCGTTAGGAACATAATTATGCTCAATATCGACAACAATTTTATTATCAGTTCGCTTTTCAAAAGATAATCGATCATTTAAATCAACTGTTGTCATCACCATTTCAATTTCATGATAACCATCATCTCTTTTAAAAAGGGTGTCGAGCGTAAAATTTATCTTAGCTGGCGCAGTTTCATATATCATTTTTCCGCCCTCGCTTTGAATTGTTATTAAAATGATTTTAACATAAAGCCTTTAAATATTTGATAGATTATGTGCAATTTCTCGTAAAATCTTAATGAAGAGTAATTTTTTAACACTCAACATACGCATTTTCAATATTTAAAAATATATTTAACAACTAAAGCGAATCACTTTTGGATATTACAAAAATTGGACTTATTCAAATGGTTATTCGTTTAATTTAAATGAATTGTGTATTAATAATAAACGTAAGTTGCATAATCTCATGAAAATGGGAATAAATAAAGACTACAATAACAAAGAGTCTGAACATATATTCAATGTCCAGACTCACCTTAAATAAAAAATATTAAATTTAGAGTTATCGACGACGCTCATAAATTATGTTTTTGTTAGTGTGCAACTGCTTCTTGATGATTATCTTCTTCAAATGAAACTTGTACATTTTCTGTAAGCACATCAGTGTATGTATAAGATACGCGTTCAAAGTTGTGTTTATCTTGATCTAATTCGACAATAAAAACAGATGGATATGTTTCTTTTAAAACCCCTGATCGTTCAATTGTCTTTTTACGTCCACCATTGGCTTTAAGTACAATACGATTTCCTAAATGACAATCAATAGAATTTTTGATGTCCAAAATTGATTTTGGCATATTGCCCCACCTCACTACACATTACATTTTACCATATTTGAGTCGTTTTCGTCAAATAAAATTTAAATTTTATCAATGTGAAGGGCCTTTGTCAACATTTTAATTTGTTAATTCGGAGAATTTTTTCTTTTGTTCATATAATGTGGCGAAATCTTGAATCGTGAGTGTTTCTCCACGTCTTTTAGGATCAATACCAGCGCTTTCTAGCCACTGTCGTATAGTTTCTTTATTCTTCTTACCATCTTTAAAGAAGTTTTGGTAGTTATTATTAATTGTTTTACGTCGTTGTGCAAAAGCGGCCTTTGCTAACTTAAAAAAGCCTTCCTCATCATCAACCTGTACAAGTGGTTCTTGGCGTTGCATCAATTTTACAACGATAGAATCAACGTTTGGAGGAGGCATAAATACAGTTTTAGGAACTGTTAAAACTTTACTTGTCTCCGTATAGTATTGAGCAACAATCGATAACGAACCGTATGCTTTGGTACCTACTTGAGCGTTCAAACGTTCTCCTACCTCTTTTTGCATCATTACGACAAAACCATCAATAGGTACATCCTGTTGCATCAAATTAAGTAAAATAGGTGTGGTAATATAATACGGTAAATTAGCAACAACCATAATCTTGTCACAATCTTGTAGATGTGTATCTACAGCTTTAGCAATATCAGCTTTAAGTATATCTTCATTGATAATTGTTACATTATCGTATGGTGAAAGTGTATCTTTAAGCACAGGTATTAATCTTTGATCAATTTCAAAAGCCATCACCTTCTTAGCATTCTTTGCAAGTTGTTCAGTCAATGATCCCATACCTGGTCCAACTTCAATTACACCCGTTGTACAATCTATATGACTCGCTTCGATAATTTTATTAATGATATTTACATCTATTAGAAAATTTTGTCCTAAACTTTTCTTAAAATTAAACCCATATTGATCAAGCAAAGCACGTGTTCGAGATGGTGTTGCTATATCTTTATATTCCATTTAATTCTCCTCTTCTTCAAATAGCGCTTTTCTGACATCGTCTTCAGTATAGCCAAAAGCATTAAGTTTCTTTAATAATTGCTTTCCATTAGAGTGACCGATGTGTAATTTTCGACCTAAGATATTTCTACGGTATCTTGCATCTTTACCGATAATTAATCCCAAATCAATGAGTACACTTTTATCAATAGTTTCTTTAGCTTCTTCAAGTGGTGAACTTACATGCATTAATGCTTCTTGAATATCTTTAATGTTTGCATGTTCTATTCCTATTTTACCTCTTTTACTTTTGGCCTTTTCTCTATCTACATATGCGTGTTTAACACCAGAAACATGTTCCCGTATAGTATTTCTAATTTTATCACCTGGGAAATCTGGATCTGTCAGTACAATCACACCTCTAGTTTGCTGCGCGTGTTGTATCACTTCTAAAGTATATGTATCAATTGCACTACCGTTTGTTTCAATAGTATCACAATCTACAGCACTTTTTACTCGTTCAGTATCATCTTTACCTTCAACAACAATAAATTCGTTTATTTTCATAAATTAACCTTCCACAATATTGATATCTTAATTATTAATTTTATAGAATCTTTTGGCAATATTAAAATAATAACTATCAAATCATAATTTCTTACACTAACCTCAGTTTAAATTAAAAAAATGAGAAAGATATCTTAAACTTATAAAAAAGTGATGTTCCTCATCTTTTTAAAGTTAGACACCTTTCCCACTAAAAATTCATTGAGTTAATTCAAATTGAATAAACGTTCAGCATTTTCGGTTGTTTGGCGACAGACCTCTTCATAAGTCATACCACGCAAATCTGCAATTTGTTGTGCTACTAAAGTAACACGTTCTGGTTCATTACGTTTACCTCTATAAGGGTGCGGGGATAGATACGGGGCATCTGTCTCGCATAACAAACGATCCATTGGTACGTGTTTAGCAACTTCTTTTGGTTGTTTTGCATTTTTGAAAGTGACGGGTCCTCCAAGCGAAACATAGAAGTTCAATTTATTAATCACGACATCAGCAATTTCAGGTGAAGCACTAAAACTATGCATTATTCCGCCCACTTCTTCTGCATGTTCTTCAATCAAAATATCTATGCAATCTTGAGTCGCTTCACGATTATGAATAATAATAGGTAATTGAACACGTTTAGCTAATGCAATTTGCTTTTTAAATACCTCTTTTTGTACATCAGAAGGTGATTTATCCCAATGATAATCTAACCCCATCTCACCAATACCAATAATTTTAGGATGTTTAGAAAGACTTTCTATCCATTCCAATCTTTCATCAGTACAATCTATTGCATCAACAGGATGCCAACCGATAATACCATAGATAAAGTCATACTTATCTATTAGCTCCATAGTACGTTCAATAGTAGGTGTATCAAAACCTACTACAAACATTCTATCTACGCCTGCTTCTCTCGCACGAGATATCACTTCATTTAAATCCTCATCATATTGTTCATCATTTAAATGTACATGCGTATCGATTAACATCATTATCTCTCCTATCCTTAGATTATACTATTTAATTACTGCACCATTTGGAATTGCGCTAGGCAAGCTTATCAAGGTAAGTACGCCATCTTTTTCAGCTGACAAAATCATACCTTCGGATTTTTGTCCCATCAATTTAGCTGGTTTTAAATTAGTAACAACTGCAACTTTTTTACCAATAATGTCTTCCGGACGATAAAACTTAGCTATACCAGATACTATTTGACGTTGTTCATTATCTAATTCAACTTTTATTTTTAATAGTTTCTCCGATTTTTTTACATTTTCCGCATCAATAATGGTTGCTGCTTTGATTTCAACTTTATCAAAATCTTTGATATCAATTTGCTCTTTACCGGGTTCATCAGACTGTTTTATTGATTTAGGTGGTTGCATTGATTCTTTGATATAAGCAATTTCTGCTTCAGTGTCTAATCTTGGGAAAATTGGTGTTGGCTTTTCAGTTACAGTAATTGCCTCTGACAACATACCATATTGTTGCAGACTATCTAATTGATGTAAATCCGGATTGTTAATATTAAGTTGCTTAAATATCTCTCTAGGTGCATGCGTCAAGAATGGTTGTAATAAGATTGTAGCGAAACGAATGTTCTCGACAAGATGTGCCATTACATTACCAAGCATCTCACGTTGATTTTCATCTTTTGCAAGAACCCAAGGTTGAGTTTCATCAATATATTTGTTTGTACGACTAATAAATTTCCATACTGTTGATAAAGCAACAGAAAATTGTAAACTTTCCATATTATCATTGAATGATTTAACAGTTTCAAGCGCCATCGCTTCCATTTTTTCATCCAATTCATGTTTTGGACCTTGGTATGCAGGTAATTCGCCGTGGAAATATTTGTTTATCATAGAGATAGTACGATTCACTAGATTACCTAAATCATTCGCAAGATCGTAATTTGTTCTTTCAACAAAGGCTTCCGGTGTAAATACGCCATCAGAACCAAACGGTAATTCACGCATTAAGTAATAACGTGTCGCATCAAGACCATAACGATCAATTAATACATTAGGATCTACGACATTACCTTTAGATTTACTCATTTTACCATCTTTCATTAAAATCCAACCGTGTGCAAAAACTTTTTTAGGAAGTGGTAAATCCAACGCCATTAACAATATTGGCCATATAATAGAGTGGAAACGTACAATTTCTTTAGCCATCAAGTGTATGTCTGCTGGCCAATATTTATTAAATAATGTTTCATCATCAGATAGATAACCTAATGAAGAAATATAATTAACAAGTGCATCAATCCACACGTATACAACATGTTTAGGATTAGATGGTACACGTACACCCCAATCGAATGATGTACGTGATACTGCTAAATCTTCTAAACCTGGTTTGATAAAGTTATTAATCATTTCATTTTTTCTAGATGGTGGTTGTATAAAGTCTGGATTTTCATCGTAAAATTCTAATAAGCGGTCTGTATATTTATTAATGTTGAAGAAATAGCTTTCTTCTTTTACAAGTTCGACTTCGTGACCAGAATCAGGACTTTTACCACCTACAATTTTGCCGTTTTCATAAACAGGGTCAACAAGTTGTGACTCTGTATAATATGTTTCATCAGGAACAGAATACCAACCTTCGTATTCACCTAAATAAATGTCACCTTGTTTTAATAATCGCTCAAACACTTTCTCAACGACTTGCTTATGACGCTCTTCTGTAGTTCGAATAAAATCATCATTAGAAATCTCAAGTTTACTCCATAAGTTTTTAATACCTGAAATCATTTCATCTAAGTATTCTAGTTCTGTTTTGCCAGCTTTTTGAGCTTTTTCTTGGATTTTTTGACCGTGCTCATCAGTGCCAGTTAAATAACGAACATCATAGCCTTGCATTCTTTTATAGCGAGCTATCACGTCGCCTGCGACTGTAGAGTATGCATGACCGATGTGTAGGTTCCCGCTCGGATAGTATATTGGGGTTGTTATATAAAATGTATCTTTAGCCATCACTGGTCCTCCTCATTAATTACATAATAAATGATATCTAAATTTATTTTTCTTTTCAATGAAGTCGCGTACCGTTATGTATCAGTTTGAAAAATTCGCATCAATTGAAAATTAATTGTCATCATCTTTACTACAATACCATAAAATCAACACGCTATGGGTTTTTTACAATAATTAAGTCATTATAAAGTAAAGTGTTTAACACATTTTTAATCAATATTATGATAAATATTATATATGTCACCCGTCTTCATATGTCGATCTGTAGCGACAAATTTAATTGCTTTTTTAGGTTTAACATGTTTGGTTTCAATATAATAATCAACATGTTCTTTAACCGTATAGCTTTCAAACCATGATTCACCACTCTTAGGTAATGCACCTTCAATCAGTATCACAAACTCACCTTTAAGAGGTAATTTGTCATGATTAATCAATTTCAACATATCATCAACTGTAAGTGTAAGAACTTGTTCAAATTTCTTCGTTAGCTCTCTACCAACAGTAATCCATCTTTGTGAATCTATTTTAGCTATTGCTTTCAAAGTATCAGTA
Encoded proteins:
- the veg gene encoding biofilm formation stimulator Veg, which gives rise to MPKSILDIKNSIDCHLGNRIVLKANGGRKKTIERSGVLKETYPSVFIVELDQDKHNFERVSYTYTDVLTENVQVSFEEDNHQEAVAH
- the rsmA gene encoding 16S rRNA (adenine(1518)-N(6)/adenine(1519)-N(6))-dimethyltransferase RsmA encodes the protein MEYKDIATPSRTRALLDQYGFNFKKSLGQNFLIDVNIINKIIEASHIDCTTGVIEVGPGMGSLTEQLAKNAKKVMAFEIDQRLIPVLKDTLSPYDNVTIINEDILKADIAKAVDTHLQDCDKIMVVANLPYYITTPILLNLMQQDVPIDGFVVMMQKEVGERLNAQVGTKAYGSLSIVAQYYTETSKVLTVPKTVFMPPPNVDSIVVKLMQRQEPLVQVDDEEGFFKLAKAAFAQRRKTINNNYQNFFKDGKKNKETIRQWLESAGIDPKRRGETLTIQDFATLYEQKKKFSELTN
- the rnmV gene encoding ribonuclease M5 translates to MKINEFIVVEGKDDTERVKSAVDCDTIETNGSAIDTYTLEVIQHAQQTRGVIVLTDPDFPGDKIRNTIREHVSGVKHAYVDREKAKSKRGKIGIEHANIKDIQEALMHVSSPLEEAKETIDKSVLIDLGLIIGKDARYRRNILGRKLHIGHSNGKQLLKKLNAFGYTEDDVRKALFEEEEN
- a CDS encoding TatD family hydrolase — protein: MLIDTHVHLNDEQYDEDLNEVISRAREAGVDRMFVVGFDTPTIERTMELIDKYDFIYGIIGWHPVDAIDCTDERLEWIESLSKHPKIIGIGEMGLDYHWDKSPSDVQKEVFKKQIALAKRVQLPIIIHNREATQDCIDILIEEHAEEVGGIMHSFSASPEIADVVINKLNFYVSLGGPVTFKNAKQPKEVAKHVPMDRLLCETDAPYLSPHPYRGKRNEPERVTLVAQQIADLRGMTYEEVCRQTTENAERLFNLN
- the metG gene encoding methionine--tRNA ligase, giving the protein MAKDTFYITTPIYYPSGNLHIGHAYSTVAGDVIARYKRMQGYDVRYLTGTDEHGQKIQEKAQKAGKTELEYLDEMISGIKNLWSKLEISNDDFIRTTEERHKQVVEKVFERLLKQGDIYLGEYEGWYSVPDETYYTESQLVDPVYENGKIVGGKSPDSGHEVELVKEESYFFNINKYTDRLLEFYDENPDFIQPPSRKNEMINNFIKPGLEDLAVSRTSFDWGVRVPSNPKHVVYVWIDALVNYISSLGYLSDDETLFNKYWPADIHLMAKEIVRFHSIIWPILLMALDLPLPKKVFAHGWILMKDGKMSKSKGNVVDPNVLIDRYGLDATRYYLMRELPFGSDGVFTPEAFVERTNYDLANDLGNLVNRTISMINKYFHGELPAYQGPKHELDEKMEAMALETVKSFNDNMESLQFSVALSTVWKFISRTNKYIDETQPWVLAKDENQREMLGNVMAHLVENIRFATILLQPFLTHAPREIFKQLNINNPDLHQLDSLQQYGMLSEAITVTEKPTPIFPRLDTEAEIAYIKESMQPPKSIKQSDEPGKEQIDIKDFDKVEIKAATIIDAENVKKSEKLLKIKVELDNEQRQIVSGIAKFYRPEDIIGKKVAVVTNLKPAKLMGQKSEGMILSAEKDGVLTLISLPSAIPNGAVIK